GGTTTCCGACAACGCAATCGACGAGGCGCTGGCCGGCCACTGCGACCTGATCCTGATCACGCTCAACGCCGACGGATCGGTGTCGGTCGAGGATAATGGCCGCGGCATCCCGACCGGCATCCACTCGGAAGAGGGCGTGTCCGCCGCCGAAGTGATCATGACCCAGCTCCATGCGGGCGGCAAGTTCGAGAACACCTCGGATTCGAACGCCTACAAGGTTTCGGGCGGTCTGCACGGCGTGGGCGTGTCGGTCGTGAACGCGCTCAGCGAGTGGCTCGATCTCAACATCTGGCGCGACGGCGAAGAGCATTACATGCGTTTCCGTCACGGCGACGCCGAGGCGCCCTTGAAGGTGATCGGCCCGGCGAACGGCAAGAAGGGCACGCGCGTGACCTTCCTCGCCAGCCCCGACACGTTCAAGATCACCGAGTATGATTTCGAGAAGCTCGAGCATCGCTACCGCGAGCTCGCCTTCCTCAATTCGGGCGTGCGGCTGTTCCTTCGCGACGCGCGGCACGAGGAAGTGAAGGAAATCGAGCTGTTCTACGAGGGCGGCATCGCCGCGTTCGTGAAGTATCTCGATCGCAACAAGGTCGCGCTGATGCCCGATCCGGTGGCGATCAGCGGCACCCGCGACGACGTGACGATCGACGTCGCGCTGGAGTGGAACGACAGCTATTACGAAAACGTCCTCTGCTTCACCAACAACATCCCGCAGCGTGACGGCGGCACCCACCTCGCGGCCTTCCGCGCGGCGCTGACCCGCACGCTCAACAGCTATGCCGACAAGTCGGGGATGCTGAAGAAGGAGAAGGTCTCCCTCACCGGCGACGACATGCGCGAGGGGCTGACCGCGATCGTCTCGGTCAAGCTGCCGGACCCCAAGTTCAGCAGCCAGACCAAGGACAAGCTGGTCTCCTCCGAAGTCCGCCAGCCGCTCGAAAGCCTTATGGCCGACAAGCTGGCCGAGTGGCTGGAAGAGAATCCCGCCGTCGCGAAGCAGATCATCCAGAAGGTGATCGACGCCGCCGCCGCGCGCGAGGCCGCCAAGCGCGCCCGCGAGCTCACTCGCCGCAAGGGCGTGATGGACATCGCGTCCCTTCCCGGCAAGCTCGCCGACTGCCAGGAGCGCGATCCGGCCAAGTCCGAACTCTTCTTCGTCGAGGGTGACTCGGCCGGCGGTTCGGCCAAGCAGGGCCGCGACCGCCACTTCCAGGCGATCCTGCCGCTGCGCGGCAAGATCCTCAACGTCGAGCGCGCGCGCTTCGACCGGATGCTCGCCAGCCGCGAAATCGGCACGATCATCACCGCGCTCGGCACCGGCATCCGCGACGATTTCAACATCGAGAAGCTGCGCTACCACAAGATCGTCATCATGACCGACGCCGACGTGGACGGCGCGCACATCCGCACGCTGCTGCTCACCTTCTTCTACCGCCAGATGCCCGAGATCATCACCAACGGGCACCTCTATATCGCCCAGCCGCCGCTGTATAAGGCGACCAAGGGCCGCTCCGAGGTGTATCTGAAGGACGATGCGGCGCTCGACCAGTATCTGGTCGATGCGGGCGTGGGCGGCACGGTGCTCGACACCAATGGCAGCCAGCGCTCCGGCGAAGACCTGCGCACGCTGGTCGAGCATGCCCGCCGCATGCGTACCCTCATGCGCTACGTGCCGCGCCGCTACGATCCGATGATCATCGAATCGCTGGCGCTGGGCGGCGCGCTCGATCCCTCGGTGAGCCGCGAGCGCCATGCCGAGGAGCTGAAGACGGTCGTCCACCGGCTCGACGCCGCCGATACCGAAGCCCGGTGGAGCGCGCGCATCACCGAGGATGGCGGCTATCATTTCGAGCGGCTGTGGCGCGGCGTGACCGACCACCACATCGTCGAGGCGAACTTCCTCGTCTCGGCGGAGGCACGCAAGCTGCACACGCTGGCCAGTGAGCAGGCGGCGGCGTATCTCACGCCGTCGAAACTCGTCTCCAACAAGGGCCTGGCGACCGATATCGACGCGCCGGTGCCGGAGGAAGAGGCGCCGGTCGCGGTCGGCAAGGGCGAGAGCCTGGTGTCGCGCCCGTCGCAGCTGCTCGACGCGATCCTAGCCTTCGGCCGCAAGGGCCTGGCGATCCAGCGCTACAAGGGCCTCGGCGAGATGAACGCGGAGCAGCTGTGGGAGACCACGCTCGACCCGCAGAACCGTTCGATGCTGCAGGTGGCGATCGACCAGGCCGACGTGGCCGACGCGATCTTCACCCAGCTGATGGGCGACGTGGTCGAACCGCGCCGCGACTTCATCCAGGAGAATGCGCTCAGCGTGGCGAATCTCGACGTCTGAGCGTTTTGATCGGCGGGCGACCGGCGAGGGGTACCGTACCAGCGAGGGGGCATTCGACGTCGGTTCCGATCTTCGATTGTCTCCTTGCATCCTTTCCGGCAGCGCCATGATGTTGTGGATCGTCGGGGATCTATCCTGAACCCGGCTGGCTGTTCACGCACAATAGCGGACGCTCAGCGAATTTTCGGAACCCTATCACGGCGGGATGCATACACACCTATCATGTGCATGGCTTCCCGATCTCAAGATCGCCTTTGGTCTCTTCTAGAGTCTGCGCCCAGCCGATCGAGTCACGCTCATGATTCGCCGCCTCTTGCTTCAGCAAGGGGTATAACGCGGTATGGCCGTCTAAGCACCTAGCTTGGCTGCCATATATCTGTGGCAGGCCTTTGTGCACTCGCACCCGGTCAACCATTAGAGCATAATCTTTGGCGTCTACCTCAGCAGACTTTAACAGTGTTGCCATTTTGCCAAGAGCATATTCCCTGAAATCATCTTGAGGAGAATGCTGAGCGATCAGCCAAGCTCCATGTGTGATCTGCTTTCCGTCCCCAGTGTTTCAGAACCAACCAGAGGCCGGGAGAAACCTTTTTAGTTCCGCTGTATTGCGCTCGTCGATCCGGATAAGATCTCGCCCAATTGCTTCCCCGACGATGCGCCTCTGCTCACGTCTAGCGAAGGGTCGTCCATCAGCCAGAGGTTCTGCCGTGTTACCTCGTCCATACGGATGAGGTGAAGCACCTTCTCTCCCAAGGTCGCTGTGGCAGCCGGCGCACGACTTTCAGCCTCCTTCACAGCGCTACACCAACGAGCGAGCACGCTCGCGACCTTGGTGTCTGCCGAGATGCACAAGGCGGCTAAGAGAATCGCCGGAACAAGCATGCAAGAATAGCCTTCTGTTTCAAACCCAGTTGCCCAATCGCGCTAATTCAGCTTGTTACGCTAAACAGGAACGTCCGCAATTCACCGACGGACGTCAGCGGCGATCCCGGCCCTCTCTGGGCGCAAAGGCTGTCTTCTTGCATCCACCTCTCCGTTCACTATATGTTCGGCTCTTGCCGACTTGAGGCGGCCGCTCTTTATACCGTCCGACATTGTTGTTGCGCGCGTGAAGCGGCGCGATTGGCCCTCGGGTAGGGGCCCGCAATTCGCGCGCGCCTAAACTTCCTAAACTTTGCATCCGCTGCAGCCTGCTGCGGCACCAGCCGAAAGCGCGCAGGCCTAAACTTCCTAAACTTTGACAGGCGGAAGCGACTGCGGCGAGGCAGGTCGCAACCGCTTTCGGTCGTTGCTGAAAACGAACGGCGATTACCGCCCGACCTAATCGGCAAGGCGCTCCGCGAGCGCCGCGATGCCTTCGCCTTCGAAGCGATTCACTGCCGCGCCGTCGATGTGCACCGGATGGTCCAGGATCAGCACGGCATGCGCGCGGTGGTCGGAGTCGAGGTCGCGCCATGCGCGCACCGCGTCGCCCAGATTGGTGACCTCGGCGATGTCGCCGCCGCCGCGCACGACATTCTCCAGCGCCGCGCTCATCGTCCAGTCGATCGGCGGGTTCTTGGCGTCGTCGCCCCAGCGTGCTTCGGTCATGCGCGGACCTCGCGGTCGAGGTCGCTT
This genomic window from Sphingomonas sp. contains:
- a CDS encoding DUF6624 domain-containing protein, yielding MTHGAWLIAQHSPQDDFREYALGKMATLLKSAEVDAKDYALMVDRVRVHKGLPQIYGSQARCLDGHTALYPLLKQEAANHERDSIGWAQTLEETKGDLEIGKPCT
- the gyrB gene encoding DNA topoisomerase (ATP-hydrolyzing) subunit B, producing the protein MADTPKTNDPNANEYGADSIKVLKGLDAVRKRPGMYIGDTDDGSGLHHMVFEVSDNAIDEALAGHCDLILITLNADGSVSVEDNGRGIPTGIHSEEGVSAAEVIMTQLHAGGKFENTSDSNAYKVSGGLHGVGVSVVNALSEWLDLNIWRDGEEHYMRFRHGDAEAPLKVIGPANGKKGTRVTFLASPDTFKITEYDFEKLEHRYRELAFLNSGVRLFLRDARHEEVKEIELFYEGGIAAFVKYLDRNKVALMPDPVAISGTRDDVTIDVALEWNDSYYENVLCFTNNIPQRDGGTHLAAFRAALTRTLNSYADKSGMLKKEKVSLTGDDMREGLTAIVSVKLPDPKFSSQTKDKLVSSEVRQPLESLMADKLAEWLEENPAVAKQIIQKVIDAAAAREAAKRARELTRRKGVMDIASLPGKLADCQERDPAKSELFFVEGDSAGGSAKQGRDRHFQAILPLRGKILNVERARFDRMLASREIGTIITALGTGIRDDFNIEKLRYHKIVIMTDADVDGAHIRTLLLTFFYRQMPEIITNGHLYIAQPPLYKATKGRSEVYLKDDAALDQYLVDAGVGGTVLDTNGSQRSGEDLRTLVEHARRMRTLMRYVPRRYDPMIIESLALGGALDPSVSRERHAEELKTVVHRLDAADTEARWSARITEDGGYHFERLWRGVTDHHIVEANFLVSAEARKLHTLASEQAAAYLTPSKLVSNKGLATDIDAPVPEEEAPVAVGKGESLVSRPSQLLDAILAFGRKGLAIQRYKGLGEMNAEQLWETTLDPQNRSMLQVAIDQADVADAIFTQLMGDVVEPRRDFIQENALSVANLDV